A portion of the Treponema rectale genome contains these proteins:
- a CDS encoding phosphoenolpyruvate carboxykinase (GTP): MAIKTIDEIKNPKIKAWVEECVKMCEPDNVVICDGSNEEYDRLMKKCVDAGLATPLAKKAHSYLFRSLPSDVARVESRTFISSVKEEDAGPTNHWIDPKELKATMKGLYTGCMHGRTMYLIPFCMGPLGSPIAKYGIELTDSEYVVLNMDIMTRAGEKVWQYLGDDFVPCLHSVGKPLNNGEKDNGVWPCADVEHKYISQFPEEHLIWSYGSGYGGNALLGKKCFALRIATVIARDEGWLAEHMLILKLTNPQGEVKYVTGAFPSACGKTNLAMLIPTIPGWKVETVGDDIAWMKFGKDGRLYAINPEAGFFGVAPGTSAESNKNALVSAEKNTIFTNCALTEDGDVWWEGIGYPAKGKLVDWKGQTRDALPKDKSPKGEEFAHPNARFTAPAKQCPCIASDWESPEGVPISAILFGGRRPSTVPLVHQARNWNHGVFLGSIVGSEITAASTINAAEVGKIRRDPFAILPFCGYNMGDYFAHWIEVGAKADQDKLPKIFYVNWFRKDENNKDLPGGFMWPGYGDNSRVLAWIFDRCDGKDNAVETPIGFMPKEGALNTDGLADCYKKTLPEILKVDVDGWLKEVKDIRENHYPKFGKHLPKELTACLDDLEKRLQAAK; this comes from the coding sequence ATGGCTATTAAAACTATCGATGAAATCAAAAACCCAAAAATCAAGGCTTGGGTTGAAGAATGCGTAAAAATGTGTGAACCGGACAACGTTGTAATCTGCGACGGTTCAAACGAAGAGTATGACCGCTTGATGAAAAAGTGTGTTGATGCTGGTCTTGCTACACCTCTTGCAAAAAAAGCACACAGCTATCTTTTCCGCTCACTTCCTTCTGATGTTGCACGTGTTGAATCACGCACATTCATTTCATCTGTAAAAGAAGAAGATGCAGGTCCAACAAACCACTGGATCGATCCAAAAGAACTTAAGGCTACAATGAAAGGTCTCTACACAGGATGTATGCACGGCCGCACAATGTACCTTATTCCTTTCTGCATGGGACCACTCGGTTCACCAATCGCAAAATACGGTATTGAACTTACAGACTCTGAATACGTAGTTCTTAACATGGACATCATGACACGTGCCGGAGAAAAAGTATGGCAGTACCTCGGAGATGACTTCGTTCCATGTCTCCACTCAGTAGGTAAGCCACTTAACAACGGAGAAAAAGACAACGGTGTATGGCCTTGCGCTGACGTTGAACACAAATATATCTCTCAGTTCCCTGAAGAACACCTCATCTGGTCTTACGGATCAGGATACGGCGGAAACGCTCTTCTCGGAAAAAAATGTTTTGCACTCCGCATCGCTACAGTTATTGCACGTGATGAAGGCTGGCTCGCAGAACACATGCTTATCCTTAAGCTTACAAACCCACAGGGTGAAGTAAAATACGTAACAGGTGCTTTCCCGTCTGCTTGTGGAAAAACAAACCTTGCTATGCTTATTCCTACAATTCCAGGATGGAAGGTAGAAACAGTTGGTGACGATATCGCATGGATGAAGTTCGGAAAAGACGGACGCCTTTATGCAATCAACCCGGAAGCAGGATTCTTCGGTGTTGCACCGGGAACATCTGCTGAATCAAACAAGAACGCTCTTGTTTCTGCAGAAAAGAACACAATCTTCACAAACTGTGCTCTTACAGAAGACGGAGATGTCTGGTGGGAAGGTATCGGATATCCTGCAAAGGGCAAGCTTGTTGACTGGAAGGGACAGACTCGTGATGCACTTCCAAAGGACAAGTCTCCTAAGGGTGAAGAATTTGCTCATCCAAATGCACGCTTTACAGCACCTGCTAAGCAGTGTCCATGTATCGCATCTGACTGGGAAAGCCCTGAAGGTGTACCTATTTCTGCAATCCTCTTTGGTGGACGCCGCCCTTCAACTGTACCTCTCGTACATCAGGCACGCAACTGGAACCATGGTGTATTCCTCGGATCTATCGTAGGTTCAGAAATCACAGCTGCTTCTACAATCAATGCTGCAGAAGTTGGTAAAATCCGCCGTGACCCGTTTGCAATCCTCCCATTCTGTGGATACAACATGGGTGACTACTTTGCACACTGGATTGAAGTAGGTGCAAAAGCTGATCAGGACAAACTTCCAAAGATCTTCTACGTTAACTGGTTCCGCAAGGACGAAAACAACAAGGATCTCCCTGGTGGATTCATGTGGCCTGGATACGGTGACAACAGCCGCGTTCTTGCATGGATCTTCGACCGCTGTGACGGAAAAGACAATGCAGTTGAAACACCTATCGGATTTATGCCAAAAGAAGGTGCCCTCAACACTGACGGTCTTGCTGACTGCTACAAGAAGACACTTCCAGAAATCCTCAAGGTTGATGTTGACGGATGGCTCAAGGAAGTT
- a CDS encoding HAD family hydrolase, whose protein sequence is MNIETKEKIYRFLVSRNRNINGEYCTYKKQNPDYHGHPVRNFIKIFRLNFHYRILRSKKPLYYKSVNAVRLPYLDGSESEAFKRQNVMHFAKGLLQYDVISFDIFDTLILRPFAKPTDLFLLIGHALEIPDFYQIRINAEKKVRQEKFEKTGNYEITISDIYKVIERRTGISADKGIQTELEYEKRYCFANPYMKRVYDMLVELGKKIIITSDMYIPGEQMKEILTSCGYTNYENLYVSCDYGTSKRSGGLYEIVKSDYEGKAIVHVGDNYASDINSANDCGLDTRFYRNCHEIGNKYRSEGMSEIIGSAYAGIINTHLHNGDKTYSSYYEYGFIYGGLYVLGYCHWIHEKCKKEGIEKVLFLARDGAIYQKVFNMLYDDVPNEYVLWSRIANAKYSLEFDKYEFIKRIIIHRAFNKDAPMTIEEVFKSVNLDNLIGVLQEYDLQADCVLTPDNKDLLEELLIENWDLVLDTMKIQRGLCRSYLTDIIGNAKKIAIVDVGWVGSGPTGLKKIIHKDYKLDCEVSCFLAAFCSFDVTNNLDLLMDNTIEPYMFSRCYNRLNYDFHRKKNNGINNILMEMFTQNTTPSFSGWNDDGDFIFDFPEIENYELISEIHKGIFDFCSKYKLTFFNDDFLFNISGYDAYTQFRFAIKNLKLAKLLFGNCIFARNIGFDGTKLNKYFK, encoded by the coding sequence ATGAATATTGAAACAAAAGAGAAAATTTACAGGTTTCTTGTATCCAGGAATAGGAATATCAATGGGGAGTATTGTACATACAAAAAACAGAATCCGGATTATCATGGACATCCTGTAAGAAATTTTATCAAAATTTTCCGTTTGAATTTTCATTACAGAATTTTGCGGAGTAAGAAGCCTCTGTATTATAAATCTGTAAATGCGGTTCGTCTTCCATATCTGGATGGTTCTGAAAGTGAAGCATTTAAGCGTCAGAATGTAATGCATTTTGCAAAGGGCTTGCTTCAGTATGATGTAATTTCGTTTGATATTTTTGATACTCTCATACTGCGCCCTTTTGCAAAACCGACTGATTTGTTTCTTCTTATAGGACATGCCCTTGAGATTCCGGATTTTTATCAGATAAGAATTAATGCTGAAAAAAAAGTTCGTCAAGAAAAGTTTGAAAAAACAGGAAATTATGAAATAACTATTAGTGATATTTATAAAGTTATTGAGCGGAGAACAGGAATTTCTGCAGATAAAGGAATTCAAACTGAACTTGAATATGAAAAACGCTATTGCTTTGCTAATCCGTATATGAAACGGGTTTACGATATGCTCGTAGAACTTGGAAAAAAGATAATAATAACTTCGGATATGTATATTCCTGGTGAGCAGATGAAAGAAATTCTTACTTCATGCGGTTATACAAATTATGAAAATCTTTATGTTTCCTGTGATTATGGCACAAGTAAGCGTTCTGGCGGATTATATGAAATTGTAAAGTCTGATTATGAAGGAAAAGCAATAGTTCATGTTGGTGATAATTATGCATCTGATATAAATTCTGCAAACGACTGTGGTCTGGATACTCGTTTTTATCGTAACTGTCATGAAATCGGGAATAAATATCGTAGTGAGGGCATGTCTGAAATAATTGGATCTGCTTATGCAGGAATTATTAATACTCATCTTCATAATGGCGATAAGACATATTCCTCTTATTATGAATATGGTTTTATTTATGGCGGACTTTATGTTTTAGGCTACTGTCACTGGATTCATGAAAAATGCAAGAAAGAAGGAATTGAAAAAGTTCTTTTCCTTGCCCGCGATGGTGCAATTTACCAGAAAGTTTTTAACATGCTTTATGATGATGTTCCAAATGAATATGTCCTGTGGTCTAGAATTGCAAATGCCAAGTATTCGCTGGAATTTGATAAATATGAATTTATTAAAAGGATAATTATTCATAGAGCATTTAATAAAGATGCACCTATGACAATTGAAGAAGTGTTTAAATCTGTTAATTTAGATAATCTTATAGGGGTTTTACAAGAATATGATTTACAGGCAGATTGTGTATTGACCCCTGATAATAAAGATTTACTTGAAGAATTGCTTATAGAGAATTGGGATTTAGTTTTAGACACAATGAAAATTCAAAGAGGTTTGTGTCGTTCTTATTTGACGGATATTATTGGTAATGCAAAAAAAATTGCTATTGTTGATGTTGGATGGGTGGGGTCTGGACCTACAGGATTAAAAAAAATAATACATAAAGATTATAAATTAGATTGTGAAGTTTCATGTTTTCTTGCTGCTTTTTGTTCATTTGATGTTACTAATAATTTGGATTTGTTGATGGATAATACTATTGAACCATATATGTTTTCTCGTTGCTATAATAGACTGAATTATGATTTTCATAGAAAAAAAAATAACGGCATAAATAATATTCTTATGGAAATGTTTACCCAAAATACAACTCCAAGTTTTTCAGGATGGAATGATGATGGTGATTTTATTTTTGATTTTCCAGAAATTGAAAATTATGAATTAATTAGTGAAATTCATAAAGGAATTTTTGATTTTTGCTCAAA